The DNA region AACAGACTATTCCTTTGCCCTTGGAAACTACTACTTCATATTTATGAACAACGTTGAGAGAGGCTACTCACTCTCGAGCTCCCAGTGGAGCTGGCTTGAGGGCGAGCTCCAGAAGGCAAACGAAACAGGTAAAATGCCTATAATCATTATGCACGCACCCCCCGTTGACCCGAGGCCCGGCGAGAGCCACGCAATGAAAAGCACGGATGGAGAAAAGCTCATGGAGCTCATGAGAAAGTATAATGCCTTTGGGTTCTTTGGTCACATACACATGTACTGGTATGGTGAAAAGGACGGTGTGGAGTTCGTTGTGGCAGGAGGTGGAGGCGCACCCATATATGCAAAACCTGACGAAGGCGGCTTCTACCACTATGTTAGAGTAAACGTAACCAGTGGGATAATCATTGAGCCTGTGAAAGTGGAGTAACTACTCTCTTTTATCCTTTTTAAGTTTGTCTGAGGGTTTTTGCTATGTGGAAAATAAGGAAAGTTTAAAAGTGGGTCAGCTTAAATGAGTTTGACCGGTGATGACTTTGCAGGGTAGCTACTGAAATTGATGAAGAAGTCGCTCCAGTCTGAGGTCATTCGCATGGCACCAACAAAACGGGCGTCTTTGAATCTCTAACAACCCTTTCTGCTGTACTTCCTAAGAGCAAGTCCTTTAGGATACTCCTTCCTTTTTTGCCTATGACTATTATTGAAGCTTCTTTGGTTAGACTTAATCCAATTATGCTCTGTGAAGCTACACCAAAGCTCACTTCTTTTTCAACAGGGAACTTCACGATTCTTGCATATTTTTCGAGTCTTTCCTTTGCTCTCTGAGCATTTTCCTCTAGTTCCTCCATTTTTCCATAATCAACCGTGTGAAGCAAAATGCCCTCCTCTACCAGCTCCTCGAACTTTTTGATGGCTTCCATTATCTTTATAGAGCACTTTGAGAAGTCAAGGGCTATGAGAGGTCTTTTGAATATTTTTGAACAGTCACAGGTGCACGTAATCTCTTTTTTCTCCTCATCCCACTCGTATTTTATCAGAAGGACTGGTTTTTTTGTGGTTCTAACGAGGTTAGAAGCCGTGCTTCCGAGGAGCATCTGCCTCAATATATTTTCTCCCTTTGATGGAGTCACAACTAAATCAACATCTTTTTCTTTTGCTATTTCTGCTATTTCAAGGGATGGTATGCCAAGCTTTACAACATTTTCGACATCTATTCCTTTTTCCTTCAATTCATTAGCCAGTTTTTTGAGATGCTCTTCGTCAATCTTCATAAGCTCTAGGGCTTCAATATCAGTAGCGGTTATATCAACCACGTGGATTAAATAAAGCTTCTTTGCTCCTATTTTGAAGAGCAAGGGGATACAGCTCCTCAAAGCATGGAGAGAAACCTCAGAAAAATCCGTTGGGAATAAAATCTTCTCAAACACTTTCCCACCTCAATACAAGATAAGCTTTTTTCCTATTTAACTTTTTCAGAAAACATTTAAGAAATGAGAAAGAACATTAATTATGATGGAGCGGAAAGTTGTTCTAGAAACTCAAAACTTAGTCAAAAACTACTATATTGGAAGGAAGATAGTCGTGCCTGCTCTTAGAGGGATAGACCTGAAAATATATGAGGGGGAGTTTGTAGCAATAATAGGCCCCAGCGGAAGCGGTAAGACAACGCTCCTAAATATGCTTGGCCTGTTAGATAGGCCTACTGGAGGAAAGATATTCATAGATGGCTTAGATGTAAGCAATTTGAGGGATAACCAGCTTTCTGAGATACGGCTTAGAAAAATCGGCTTCATCTTTCAATATTATAATTTAATGCCAATCTTAACTGCTTTGGAAAACGTTGAGCTTCCTATGGTATTAGCGGGGGTTTCAAGGAAGAAGAGGATTAAACGGGCTAAAGATCTCTTAAAGGCCGTTGGGCTTGAGAAATTTGCTCATCACAAGCCAACAGAGATGAGCGGTGGTCAGCAGCAACGTGTGGCAATAGCGAGAGCCTTAGCTAATAACCCCAGCATAGTTTTGGCTGATGAACCAACGGGGAACTTGGACACAAAGACTTCTGAAGAAATTATTCAGCTGTTGAGAAAGATAAATAAGGAGAAAGGAACAACATTTGTTGTAGTAACGCATGATCCGGAAGTGGCAGACAACGCAGATAGAATTTTTCAAATAAGAGATGGTCTCCTTAAAGAAGTGGAGACGTTTGAGGTGGGAACATGAGAAAGCTTGCCTTTATTTTAATTGTGCTCTTAGTGATTCCCTCATTTTCCCTGGGGAATGAAGAGTATATGACATCTTTTCAGGGCTATCTGGGGATAGGGGATAATTTAACCTTTGGAAACTACACTTTGACCTTTATTGATGTTTTAAATCCAAATGCCGTAAATGAGAGAGTTCTCTTTAAAATTAGGGATAATTCAGTCTTTGAGGAAAAAGAATTCTCTTTGAGAGATGGGGAGAGCTTTGAATACAAAGATGTGAAGGTGGAACTGATATACACAACTT from Palaeococcus pacificus DY20341 includes:
- a CDS encoding ABC transporter ATP-binding protein, producing MERKVVLETQNLVKNYYIGRKIVVPALRGIDLKIYEGEFVAIIGPSGSGKTTLLNMLGLLDRPTGGKIFIDGLDVSNLRDNQLSEIRLRKIGFIFQYYNLMPILTALENVELPMVLAGVSRKKRIKRAKDLLKAVGLEKFAHHKPTEMSGGQQQRVAIARALANNPSIVLADEPTGNLDTKTSEEIIQLLRKINKEKGTTFVVVTHDPEVADNADRIFQIRDGLLKEVETFEVGT
- a CDS encoding universal stress protein, producing the protein MFEKILFPTDFSEVSLHALRSCIPLLFKIGAKKLYLIHVVDITATDIEALELMKIDEEHLKKLANELKEKGIDVENVVKLGIPSLEIAEIAKEKDVDLVVTPSKGENILRQMLLGSTASNLVRTTKKPVLLIKYEWDEEKKEITCTCDCSKIFKRPLIALDFSKCSIKIMEAIKKFEELVEEGILLHTVDYGKMEELEENAQRAKERLEKYARIVKFPVEKEVSFGVASQSIIGLSLTKEASIIVIGKKGRSILKDLLLGSTAERVVRDSKTPVLLVPCE